A single Candidatus Thalassolituus haligoni DNA region contains:
- a CDS encoding MFS transporter, with the protein MSLAALDRSTQRNLGKLFSAQALGGSSAPIILSIGGLVGQTLTPDPALATLPVSLYGIGVAVSMIPVSLLMKNAGRKIAYLTGTLLCVLAALLATTAIVNASFWLFCAALGLAGFYGACVQNYRFAASDLVPASHKPNAISLIMLGGLAAAVIGPQTVYWTQNTWASAPFAGSFIGQAILALLAIPILLSLKLPPSHEADINGDARPLWQIAKSPGFITAALAGTVSYALMSFIMTAAPIAMVHQGHSAGDATLGIQWHILAMFGPSFFTGKLIARFGARWITALGLMLLFTSAVTAMSGMEVIHFWGSLILLGLGWNFGFIGATTLLTHTYQPSEKSKVQALNDLLVFGTVAAASLGAGRQFNLYGWYELNLITFPVIAVTLLLLVALPWWQKNSQKPLL; encoded by the coding sequence ATGTCGCTTGCAGCGCTGGATCGCTCCACACAACGCAACCTCGGCAAACTGTTCTCAGCCCAAGCGCTAGGCGGCTCCTCCGCGCCGATCATCCTTTCCATCGGCGGACTGGTCGGCCAGACACTGACACCCGACCCCGCACTGGCAACACTCCCGGTCAGCCTGTATGGCATCGGTGTCGCGGTGTCCATGATTCCAGTCTCCCTGCTGATGAAAAATGCCGGACGCAAAATCGCCTACCTCACCGGCACCCTGCTCTGCGTACTGGCCGCACTGCTGGCAACCACCGCCATCGTCAACGCCTCCTTCTGGCTGTTTTGCGCCGCCCTCGGGTTGGCCGGATTTTATGGTGCCTGCGTGCAAAACTACCGTTTTGCTGCTTCCGATCTGGTACCCGCCAGCCACAAACCCAACGCCATCTCCCTGATCATGCTAGGTGGACTGGCCGCCGCCGTGATTGGCCCACAAACCGTGTACTGGACGCAAAATACCTGGGCATCAGCCCCCTTTGCGGGCAGCTTTATTGGCCAGGCCATACTGGCACTGCTCGCCATCCCCATCCTGCTATCACTCAAACTGCCCCCATCTCATGAAGCCGATATTAACGGCGACGCCCGCCCCTTGTGGCAGATCGCCAAAAGCCCCGGATTTATCACCGCCGCCCTCGCAGGCACCGTCTCATACGCCCTGATGTCCTTCATCATGACCGCCGCACCCATCGCCATGGTGCACCAAGGCCACAGCGCCGGAGATGCCACCCTCGGCATTCAATGGCACATCCTCGCCATGTTTGGCCCGAGTTTTTTCACCGGCAAACTGATCGCCCGCTTCGGTGCGCGCTGGATCACCGCGCTAGGACTGATGCTACTGTTTACCTCCGCCGTTACCGCCATGTCCGGGATGGAAGTGATACACTTCTGGGGATCACTGATCCTGCTCGGACTGGGCTGGAACTTCGGTTTTATTGGCGCCACCACCCTGCTCACCCACACCTACCAACCCTCGGAAAAATCCAAGGTACAAGCCCTCAACGACCTACTGGTATTTGGTACCGTCGCCGCAGCCTCCCTGGGCGCAGGCAGACAATTCAACCTCTACGGCTGGTACGAACTCAACCTGATCACCTTCCCCGTGATCGCCGTTACCCTGCTGTTACTTGTGGCTCTGCCCTGGTGGCAAAAAAACAGCCAAAAACCTTTACTCTGA
- the mnmH gene encoding tRNA 2-selenouridine(34) synthase MnmH, whose product MSADQSQPTRPDAREFLDIFLNDIPMIDTRAPVEFEKGAFPTSVSLPLMTNSEREQVGTCYKQQGQEEAIRLGHQLVQGEIKQQRVQAWVNFAQQHPQGYLYCWRGGLRSQICQQWMHEDGTDYPRITGGYKAMRSWILAEFERQCAELPMIILAGTTGCNKTGLLNQLPNSVDLEGLANHLGSSFGRRPSGQPSQLNFENALAVAMLKAEHSNSVQSGQHLVLEDESMLIGRCALPHLFRNAMERSPVVVLDTSLEERVEHTFHNYILTKLAEWQQQMTDEDEEPAFDAFANDLTESLKRVKKRLGGVRYAEVANEMENALSAHRHGNPDGHRGWITVLLRDYYDPMYEYQLSKKMERVIFQGNRTEVKEFLSRTEHGAQPSPADISPSQPG is encoded by the coding sequence ATGAGCGCTGACCAGAGCCAGCCAACACGCCCGGATGCCCGAGAGTTCCTGGATATTTTCCTCAACGACATCCCCATGATCGACACCCGTGCCCCGGTTGAATTTGAAAAAGGTGCCTTCCCGACCAGCGTCAGCCTGCCGTTAATGACCAACAGCGAGCGTGAACAGGTCGGCACCTGCTACAAGCAACAAGGGCAGGAAGAAGCCATTCGACTGGGTCACCAGCTGGTACAGGGAGAGATAAAACAGCAACGAGTGCAAGCCTGGGTCAACTTCGCCCAGCAGCACCCGCAAGGCTATCTGTACTGCTGGCGTGGCGGTCTGCGCAGCCAGATTTGTCAGCAATGGATGCATGAAGACGGCACCGACTACCCCCGTATCACGGGCGGCTACAAGGCCATGCGCAGCTGGATACTGGCAGAGTTCGAGCGCCAGTGCGCCGAATTGCCGATGATCATCCTGGCAGGCACCACCGGCTGCAACAAAACCGGCCTGCTCAACCAGCTCCCCAACAGCGTCGACCTCGAAGGCCTGGCCAACCACCTCGGCTCCAGTTTTGGTCGCCGCCCCTCCGGCCAGCCCAGCCAGCTCAACTTCGAAAACGCCCTCGCCGTCGCCATGCTCAAAGCCGAACACAGCAACAGCGTTCAATCCGGCCAACACCTGGTATTGGAAGACGAAAGCATGCTGATTGGCCGTTGCGCCTTGCCACACCTGTTCCGCAACGCCATGGAGCGCAGCCCGGTCGTGGTGCTCGACACCAGCCTCGAAGAACGGGTTGAACACACCTTTCACAACTACATCCTCACCAAACTGGCGGAATGGCAACAACAAATGACTGATGAGGATGAAGAACCCGCCTTTGATGCTTTCGCCAACGACCTGACTGAATCACTCAAACGGGTGAAAAAACGCCTGGGAGGCGTGCGCTACGCCGAAGTGGCCAATGAGATGGAAAATGCCCTCAGCGCGCACCGTCACGGCAACCCCGACGGCCACAGAGGCTGGATTACCGTGCTACTGCGCGACTACTACGACCCCATGTACGAATACCAGCTGAGTAAAAAAATGGAACGGGTTATCTTTCAAGGCAACCGCACCGAAGTAAAAGAATTCCTCAGCCGTACAGAGCACGGAGCACAACCAAGTCCCGCTGATATTTCACCCTCCCAACCTGGATAA